The stretch of DNA CTGCTGCCAAACCATCAAGTGGCGGTAGCTAATCCCGGGGTAAAAGCTTTTATCCCCGGCGCCCATCATTAATTGCACGGTTTCTATCAGTTCCCGGGCTTCCTCACTGGTTATTTCTCCGGCGCTATAATCAACCATCTGTTTAAGTGTGTAATCAGGCTCGTCCGACAGTGTCACCAGATTACAGCGAAACGCCACATCCTCGTCGGCCAGATCTACGCCCATACTTACCGCTTCCAGAGGTGAACGCCCGGTGTAATACTTCTCGGGAGCATAACCCATTACCGAAAGATTAGCCACATCACTGCCCGGGGCAAACCCGTCCGGAACGGTCTTAACCAGCCCAATTTCCCCGCGTGATGCCAAGTCGTCCATATGGGGGGTACTGGCATACTGCAGCGGTGTTTGATTATCCAGCTCGGGACGCGGGTAATCGGCCATCCCATCGCCCAAAACTACTATATACTTCATTACATACCTCCGGCAAAATACGTTAAAATCAGTATTTGATTCCTGATAAATAATAATGGACTCTTTTAATCTTTCAACCTTTCAACACCCGGCACCTAGTTTTGTCCAACGCTGTCCAGCGCAAATTTTGTATGCAATGTTTTAACCGCCTGCTCTGCTTCACTGTTTTTGACAATGCAGGATATTTTGATGTCCGAGGTGGAAATCATGTCGATGTTAATATCTGTGTCCGCCAGCGCTCCAAACATCATGGCAGCTACACCGGGATTGCTGTTCATTCCGGCTCCCACTACAGAAACCATGGCCACATCGGCGTCATGGGTATAACCCTGGGCCCCCACCACTTTGATAATTTCCTCGATAGTTTCCAGTGATTTACGCAAATCATCCTGAGCTACTGTGAAGGATATATCATTGACACCATCGCGCATGGAACTTTGTACAATCATGTCTACGCTGATGTTGTTATCGGCTAGAGTTTTAAACACCATGTAAGCAATGCCCGGTTGGTCGGGCACGCCAAAAATACCCAGCTTGGCGACATTTTTGGTATATGTAACACCGGTAATAACCATACTTTTTTCCATATCGATTTCCTCCTTTACAATGGTGCCCGGGTGATTGTTGAAACTGCTCCGGACATGCAGCGGTATATTGTAAAGCTTGGCGCATTCAACCGCCCGGGGATGCAGCACCGCCGCACCCAGATGGGCCAGCTCCAGCATTTCATCGTAGGTAATGGTGTCCAGTTTACACGCTTCGGGCACTACCCTTGGGTCAGTGGTATAGACACCGTCCACATCGGTGAAAATTTCGCACAGATCTGCCTGCAGCGCCGCAGCCAGTACCACTGCTGTGGTGTCCGAGCCGCCCCGGCCAAGGGTAGTGATATCACCAAATTCGTTCAGCCCCTGGAAACCGGCTACAATCAGTATTTTACCCTTGGCAATTTCGGCCCGCATGCGGGTATTATCCACAGCGGTTACGCGAGCTTTGGAATAATATATGTCCGTTTTAATACCGGCCTGCGGTCCGGTTAGGGAAATCGCCTCTACACCCAGGTTTTTGATAGCCATTGCCAGCAGTGCGATTGATACCTGCTCTCCGGTGGACAGCAGCATATCCATCTCCCGGGGAGACGGATTATCGGTTATTTGCCGGGATAAGTCTATCAAATCGTCAGTGGAGTCACCCATGGCCGAAACCACCACCACCATTTGATTACCCTTGCGATACTGTTCCACCACCCGCCGGGCCACATTTTTAATTCGCGAGGAGTCCCCCACTGATGTACCGCCGAATTTTTGTACAATTAACATTTCATCCACCCCTTATATTACTTCCAGTGCTCTTGCTCCAACCGGGCTGGGCGCCAGAATCAAGGAACGAGCGCTGACGCCGCTTTCCCGGAAAGTATCTTTCATTACTTCCGCAATTAATCCCTGGTTATTATCAGCCAAAGCGACTATGGCGGACCCGGCACCGCTCAGGGCCACACCCCGGGCACCGGCCAGCCTGGCAGCTGATATAACCTTTTTAAAACCAGGGATCAACCCGGCGCGAAAAGGTTGATGCAGTTTATCATCCATAGCCGTACCCAGCACAGATAGGTCTCCCTTTTGCAGCGCAGCCACCAACAATGCCGCCCGGCTAATGTTGAACACAGCATCTCGCATGGTTACCATATGCGGCAGCGCCTCCCTGGTATCCCTGGTACTCATGGTAAAATCGGGCACAGCCACAACTGCCTTCAGTCCCGCCGGCAGATCTATCTTGGTCCAGGTAATTTCCCCCTCCACAGAAGCATATATTACCAGGCCACCCAACAGCGCCGGAGCAATGT from Desulfoscipio gibsoniae DSM 7213 encodes:
- a CDS encoding aspartate kinase, with the protein product MLIVQKFGGTSVGDSSRIKNVARRVVEQYRKGNQMVVVVSAMGDSTDDLIDLSRQITDNPSPREMDMLLSTGEQVSIALLAMAIKNLGVEAISLTGPQAGIKTDIYYSKARVTAVDNTRMRAEIAKGKILIVAGFQGLNEFGDITTLGRGGSDTTAVVLAAALQADLCEIFTDVDGVYTTDPRVVPEACKLDTITYDEMLELAHLGAAVLHPRAVECAKLYNIPLHVRSSFNNHPGTIVKEEIDMEKSMVITGVTYTKNVAKLGIFGVPDQPGIAYMVFKTLADNNISVDMIVQSSMRDGVNDISFTVAQDDLRKSLETIEEIIKVVGAQGYTHDADVAMVSVVGAGMNSNPGVAAMMFGALADTDINIDMISTSDIKISCIVKNSEAEQAVKTLHTKFALDSVGQN
- the thrB gene encoding homoserine kinase, producing MIRVQVPATTANLGPGFDCLGMALELYNIVEFTKITRGLVIEVDGEGAGELPRNESNLVYRAAKRVFDKVGYSPAGLRIRLVNNIPVGRGLGSSASAVIGGIIAANRLCDAGLNKREMLALACSMEGHPDNIAPALLGGLVIYASVEGEITWTKIDLPAGLKAVVAVPDFTMSTRDTREALPHMVTMRDAVFNISRAALLVAALQKGDLSVLGTAMDDKLHQPFRAGLIPGFKKVISAARLAGARGVALSGAGSAIVALADNNQGLIAEVMKDTFRESGVSARSLILAPSPVGARALEVI